The proteins below are encoded in one region of Accipiter gentilis chromosome 12, bAccGen1.1, whole genome shotgun sequence:
- the NUDT6 gene encoding nucleoside diphosphate-linked moiety X motif 6 — translation MVRPWRALQRARGWRALAGLRERPDKFGGVSVDLAQLGPPRRLERAAFGRWLRDAVARWREEGRVAVWLRVPILQSGFAAAAASQGFAFHHAEQGASTLTLWLGEGPSRLPGYASHQLGVAGAVLDESTGKVLVVQDRNRTINAWKFPGGLSNPGEDIGDTAVREVFEETGIKSEFKSILSIRQQHEHPGAFGKSDMYIICRLEPSSFTISFCQQECLRCEWMDLDELARTKHATPITSNVAKLLLYGYREGFEKIDITMREFPAVYTGLFYKLYHRELPESYRNIR, via the exons ATGGTGAGGCCGTGGCGGGCGCTGCAGCGGGCGCGGGGCTGGCGGGCCCTGGCGGGGCTGCGGGAGCGGCCGGACAAGTTCGGGGGGGTGAGCGTGGACCTGGCTCAGCTGGGTCCCCCCCGCCGCCTGGAGCGGGCCGCCTTCGGGCGGTGGCTGAGGG ACGCGGTGGCCCGGTGGCGGGAGGAAGGCCGCGTCGCCGTCTGGCTGCGTGTCCCCATTCTCCAGAGCGGGTttgcggcggcggccgcctcgCAAGGCTTCGCCTTCCACCACGCCGAGCAGGGTGCGTCCACCTTGACGTTGTGGCTGGGAGAAGGGCCCAGCAGGCTGCCGGGGTACGCCAGCCACCAGCTGGGAGTTGCAG GTGCTGTTCTAGATGAAAGCACTGGAAAGGTGTTGGTCGTACAAGACAGAAATAGG ACTATAAATGCGTGGAAATTTCCAGGAGGTCTGTCTAATCCAGGCGAAGACATTG GAGACACAGCAGTTCGAGAGGTTTTTGAAGAGACTGGCATCAAGTCAGAGTTCAAGTCCATCCTAAGCATAAGACAGCAACACGAACACCCCGGAGCCTTTGGGAAGTCGGATATGTACATCATCTGTCGCCTGGAGCCCTCCTCCTTCACCATCAGCTTCTGCCAGCAGGAGTGCCTGAGGTGTGAATGGATGGACCTCGATGAGCTTGCTAGGACAAAACACGCTACTCCCATCACCAGCAACGTAGCTAAACTCTTACTTTACGGATACCGGGAAGGGTTTGAGAAGATTGATATAACCATGAGAGAGTTTCCGGCAGTCTACACAGGCCTGTTCTACAAACTGTACCACAGGGAGCTGCCCGAGTCCTACAGAAATATTAGATGA